One Rhizoctonia solani chromosome 2, complete sequence DNA segment encodes these proteins:
- a CDS encoding DNA replication factor Cdt1 C-terminal domain → MFVEQHDRDQQECASCVSALRKFEHNIFTMAITKSEKRRKIATSPSTTTPKRKIADNMASPLTKRGLTVSPAGSPSSPITPRAKSLPLPSHLSRMVTIHTALETSLSLSLATSSRAPSQLTGHLPAITNTVALESAGLRVRCGVEEIRRLCWLWEWDGCTLPQSVDEASKPGIRSTGPLEDSSEDNPFLDSNTPRKSAPAPTPPPTDWLRGGMGLIVTPTTQIQRAEGRRVPAYGIGIKVEVTSDDSVGVALSAAAKWTADSHLRRKELTDKLHQWVKLHEVSQVTPKANGKTKRLRSLSPVPIPPIPFADLPPLSSIPMTSTPSTQRILQTPSKGMFSTPSRGTISTPTFARRQGGFGTPSSGRSVFNTPSHRKGGIFATPTSAHRSGAGTPATDKRLFDMAPPMTPTTRAAGVPLPPTPATTPSLYSSSASESGDSRPCTPCTNRVLFKSAQGVDPQTPRKDKDATPSVPMTPRQAALAERLRQRGLATPSGKTTTVTLGYDAETDTVRTAEATPAELRRRCLLARLPDAAETLLAMFTSRRVIPLKEAARSIVSASRVTTQEAEDEIRMLAELCPKFLRIRIVERDEWVERGTGIATGKTTKLSSPSGSKSSVQPISSPAHKSISGSGVQTPSTPARTGSKSTGTSKLAAGSPSSSSLASATPRKAKELEVFGLREIRELVRRELEGGI, encoded by the exons ATGTTTGTTGAGCAACACGACCGTGACCAACAAGAGTGTGCTTCCTGCGTCTCTGCGTTGCGAAAAT TTGAACACAACATATTCACAATGGCCATCACAAAATCCGAGAAGCGGCGTAAGATTGCCACTAGTCCGTCTACGACGACTCCCAAGAGGAAGATAGCTGA CAACATGGCGTCCCCATTGACAAAGCGAGGACTCACTGTTTCTCCGGCCGGTTCTCCATCTTCACCGATTACCCCTCGTGCCAAATCACTACCCCTTCCTTCTCACCTTTCCCGCATGGTTACAATCCATACTGCTCTCGAGACAAGTTTGTCTTTGTCCCTCGCAACTTCCTCCCGAGCTCCGTCCCAGCTCACGGGTCACCTTCCTGCTATTACCAACACAGTTGCGCTGGAATCTGCAGGACTCCGTGTTCGCTGTGGAGTGGAGGAAATCCGTCGTCTATGCTGGCTTTGGGAGTGGGACGGATGTACTCTCCCTCAGTCTGTTGATGAAGCCTCCAAGCCTGGTATACGCTCTACAGGTCCACTAGAGGATAGCAGCGAAGACAATCCATTCCTCGACTCCAACACTCCTCGAAAATctgctccggctcccacCCCACCTCCGACCGATTGGCTCCGTGGAGGAATGGGTTTAATTGTGACACCGACAACCCAAATTCAGCGAGCTGAAGGTCGTCGTGTCCCCGCCTACGGGATAGGAATTAAAGTCGAAGTCACGTCCGATGACTCGGTTGGCGTAGCTCTTAGTGCCGCGGCAAAATGGACGGCAGATTCACATTTACGCCGAAAAGAGTTGACGGACAAACTTCACCAGTGGGTCAAG TTACACGAAGTTTCTCAAGTTACACCAAAGGCCAACGGGAAGACGAAACGGCTCCGGTCTCTGTCACCAGTTCCCATTCCCCCTATCCCATTTGCCGATCTTCCCCCACTTTCATCAATACCCATGACGTCAACACCAAGTACACAACGCATACTTCAAACACCATCCAAAGGAATGTTTTCCACGCCAAGTCGTGGTACGATCAGTACACCCACATTTGCGCGCCGACAAGGCGGTTTCGGTACACCATCCTCGGGTAGAAGCGTTTTCAACACTCCCAGTCACCGGAAAGGTGGTATCTTTGCTACGCCAACCTCTGCTCACCGCAGCGGGGCAGGGACACCTGCCACAGATAAACGCCTGTTTGACATGGCTCCCCCAATGACACCAACAACTCGTGCTGCTGGCGTCCCACTCCCCCCTACCCCTGCAACGACTCCATCATTGTACTCTTCATCTGCATCGGAATCTGGTGATTCACGGCCTTGCACCCCGTGCACAAATCGAGTCTTGTTCAAATCAGCACAAGGAGTTGACCCTCAAACACCTCGAAAAGACAAAGATGCTACGCCATCTGTGCCTATGACTCCTCGTCAAGCTGCATTGGCTGAGCGACTTCGTCAACGTGGGCTTGCCACACCCTCAGGAAAGACCACAACCGTGACACTGGGCTACGATGCCGAAACTGACACAGTTCGGACTGCCGAGGCAACCCCTGCCGAACTTCGCCGTCGCTGCTTGCTTGCTCGACTCCCTGACGCTGCCGAAACTTTGTTAGCTATGTTTACGTCGCGTCGTGTTATTCCCCTGAAAGAGGCCGCTCGATCGATTGTCAGCGCGTCTAGAGTTACTACCCAAGAAGCTGAAGATGAAATTCGAATGCTTGCGGAGTTGTGCCCCAAGTTCTTACGGATTCGGATTGTGGAGCGGGATGAGTGGGTTGAACGAGGTACCGGAATTGCAACGGGTAAAACAACCAAGTTGTCAAGCCCCAGCGGATCGAAGAGCTCTGTACAGCCGATCTCCAGCCCAGCCCACAAGAGTATTTCTGGTTCTGGTGTCCAGACTCCTTCCACACCTGCCCGGACCGGCTCTAAAAGTACGGGAACTTCAAAACTAGCCGCTGGCAGCCCATCCAGCAGTTCCCTTGCATCGGCCACACCCCGTAAGGCAAAGGAGTTAGAGGTTTTCGGATTAAGGGAAATTAGAGAGTTGGTCCGCCGTGAGCTTGAGGGGGGAATATAA
- a CDS encoding cold-shock DNA-binding domain protein → MSTKLGSVRWFNGAKGHGFIAPHDGGEDVFVHFKSIIGDGYKSLLEGDLVEFEVETDTKENEYAEEPGINNPAAYMDLRISVIRHAS, encoded by the exons ATGTCCACTAAATTAGGGTCCGTGAGGTGGTTCAATGGTG CCAAGGGACACGGATTCATCGCTCCTCACGACGGCGGAGAAGATGTTTTCGTTCACTTTAAGTCTATCATAGGGGATGGATACAAGTCACTCCTTGAAGGCGACCTCGTCGAGTTCGAGGTTGAAACCGACACCAAAG AGAACGA GTATGCTGAAGAGCCAGGAATCAATAATCCGGCCGCATATATGGACTTGAGAATCTCAGTTATTCGCCACGCGTCTTGA
- a CDS encoding shuttle craft protein — protein sequence MSGARKNARHAAPLAGSRLTVDIILATELAMLEPAGPVLRFAESLEKNVGILALFPVMHLPLVHQSMPLAEALGISESGRSSNHNQVTWSPELVAFSRVPANQSFIKNMEKALADFVSGDKKAHVLPHMPEVRRKIVMEVAEVYRITTQLVDEEPRRSIQLIRRIDSRIPVPLLSQASVPTPSRLGSLGDLRKPAIVTKPTTPGGPVASAWRSGASGVSDPNLNVAPRSMAASPGPPTSGNMPIGSSATVWARPNLGPVARTSVPPQTSRVATETLAQAVETREDIPANWEDE from the exons ATGTCCGGTGCTCGCAAGAACGCACGTCATGCGGCGCCCCTTGCGGGAAGCCGCTTGACTGTGGATATCATTCTTGCGACCGAACTTGCCATGTTGGAGCCTGCGGGTCCTGTGCTCAGGTTTGCGGAAAGCCTCGAAAAAAATG TGGGCATCCTTGCCCTGTTCCCTGTCATGCACCTTCCACTTGTCCATCAATCGATGCC GCTAGCTGAGGCTCTGGGAATTTCTGAGAGTGGGCGCTCCTCAAACCATAATCAAGTTACTTGGAGCCCAGAACTCGTTGCGTTCTCCAGGGTACCCGCCAATCAATCTTTTATCAAGAACATGGAAAAGGCACTGGCCGA CTTCGTTTCAGGAGACAAAAAAGCGCATGTATTGCCCCATATGCCTGAAGTTAGACGCAAGATCGTGATGGAAGTGGCCGAGGTATACCGGATCACTACGCAACTGGTCGATGAGGAGCCTAGGCGAAG CATCCAACTTATTCGTAGGATTGACTCTCGTATTCCTGTGCCGTTGCTTTCTCAAGCTAGCGTGCCTACTCCGTCTCGTCTCGGAAGTTTAGGCGATCTACGAAAGCCTGCGATCGTTACTAAACCCACAACCCCAGGCGGACCTGTAGCTAGCGCCTGGAGGAGCGGGGCTTCCGGCGTCAGTGATCCAAATTTGAACGTTGCACCAAGAAGTATGGCAGCCAGCCCTGGCCCCCCGACATCGGGGAATATGCCAATAGGGTCTAGCGCTACAGTATGGGCCCGACCAAATCTCGGGCCCGTGGCTAGGACTTCAGTTCCGCCCCAAACGTCTCGGGTGGCGACAGAGACGCTAGCTCAGGCTGTCGAAACCAGGGAGGACATACCAGCCAACTGGGAGGACGAATGA
- a CDS encoding C2H2 zinc finger: MPSHPSSQSRSDYAYPTPPNSARSEERDYPTQPGANVPGAGAGSRRHVCAECGQAFDRPSSLQTHMNTHTGEQPFQCPYEGCGRRFSVKSNMRRHLSVHEQPRMTDADAEDGRSHHTNNSCEYGVFSVAQHARR; encoded by the exons ATGCCGTCCCACCCCTCCAGCCAAAGCCGGAGCGACTATGCTTACCCTACTCCGCCGAATTCTGCTAGATCTGAAGAGCGCGATTACCCCACCCAACCAGGTGCAAACGTCCCAGGCGCAGGGGCTGGCTCGCGCCGACATGTATGCGCTGAATGTGGACAAGCGTTCGACAGGCCAAGTAGCCTTCAG ACTCACATGAACACACACACCGGAGAGCAAC CTTTCCAATGCCCATATGAAGGATGCGGGCGTAGATTCTCCGTCAAGAGTAATATGCGCCGCCACCTTAGCGTACACGAACAACCACGCATGACAGATGCCGATGCCGAAGATGGTCGCTCCCATCATACGAACAACAGCTGCGAATATGGAGTCTTCTCTGTCGCTCAGCACGCGAGGCGTTAA
- a CDS encoding SUR7/Pali family protein encodes MARAFCLPGIFFLVAALVLQILVSISLRYVPALDIARTHFSGAASAGSSQAVNELRAGVWSYCYRVEQSGDFACSPARHGYSLTMSSSGGDEERIGASWTRGLILHPISAAIIFVALLLSLSQHLTVTLFASLASFLAAFFVLIAFLCDIALFAYLRRRASKLDNVIASTKPGPGFWMTLASFIVLLFAGCTVCLGRRHDRRSAAGTGLATTSDAYAANAAEARPWYKRFGRKY; translated from the exons ATGGCTCGCGCATTCTGTCTTCCAG GAATTTTCTTCCTTGTTGCTGCACTTGTGCTCCAGATCTTG GTATCCATATCTCTGCGCTATGTTCCAGCGCTGGATATTGCACGCACGCACTTTTCAGGGGCTGCTAGTGCAGGCTCCTCTCAGGCTGTGAACGAACTCCGG GCTGGGGTTTGGTCCTATTGTTACAGAGTAGAGCAAAGCGGGGATTTTGCATGTAGCCCAGCCC GTCATGGCTATTCCTTAACCATGTCATCGAGCGGGGGTGACGAAGAGCGCATTGGCGCCTCTTGGACTCGTGGGTTGATTCTCCACCCCATTT CTGCCGCAATCATCTTCGTTGCATTGTTATTGAGCCTCTCACAACACCTTACTGTGACCTT ATTTGCGTCACTTGCCTCATTCCTCGCGGCATTCTTCGTCCTCATTGCATTTTTATGTGACATTGCACTTTTCGCATACCTCA GGCGTCGTGCGTCGAAGCTCGACAATGTTATTGCGTCAACCAAGCCTGGGCCCGGATTCTGGATGACGCTCGCATCTTTTATTGTATTACTCTTCGCAGGGTGCACCGTCTGCCTTGGTCGTCGTCATGACCGCCGTAGCGCCGCAGGAACTGGTCTCGCTACTACCAGCGATGCCTATGCAGCCAACGCTGCCGAGGCTCGACCATGGTACAAGCGCTTTGGCCGCAAGTACTGA